Proteins from one Ranitomeya variabilis isolate aRanVar5 chromosome 1, aRanVar5.hap1, whole genome shotgun sequence genomic window:
- the LOC143772025 gene encoding uncharacterized protein LOC143772025: protein MTPSDVRAIIREEMQGLAHTSSTSTRQPSRSRSPVSSESEVVQKSSDEEESQQSSSEYEGGLCLPNSSVDSLIKAVRSTMGCPDEKGKKSAQDIMFAGLGQRKRRSFPTIPTIKELVKKEWEKQHTRGFLPSSAKRRYPFSDEELSSWQKIPKVDAAVASTSKQSVLPVEDSGTLTDPLDRKAEALLKRSWEANTGAFRPAIASTCTARSLLVWTEQLEEQIRGGASRNTILSKIPLMKDAVAFLADASVDSLRLTARSAGLVNTARRALWLKNWKGDAQAKAKLCAIPCQGELSGDAPSPGINLLSKGSAGRQRIQNKKVLCFPDPITKNATSTVNYEVGGRLKYFSSKWKLITSSPWILDIIGNGLKLEFDRIPWDSFIVTSPRGQQQQEALESEILSLLSKKVLIEVPRDQEGRGFYSPLFLINKPDGSFRTIINLKKLNSFLRNHTFKMESISSTIKLLFPRCVMAGIDLKDAYYHLPIHAEHQQYLRVAVILEGQVRHFQYVAMPFGLSMAPRIFTKVMLEVMAHLRQRDTLIIPYLDDFLVVGNSVAQCKLRLSNTISSLQELGWIINFEKSRLNPDTTQMFLGIQLDSVSQKSFLPHSKKRTIQSKVSEAIKNPYMTLRKAMSLLGSLSSCIPAVPWAQFHTRQLQFKVLSAQGRVRHLESKLTLSRDVIESLSWWLDMGHLSGGVPWIIDPSRIITTDASPTGWGAHMEDDIVQDTWNQSESSCSSNWKELTAVGKALNYFLPQIQGADVRVFSDNSTTVAYVNRQGGTRSGSLMTIAGEIFQFAEAHLASLTALHIRGIENTKADYLSRNRLRQGEWSLNRAVFRLITKAWGVPQIDLFATRGNRQVERFASLNSMDHPDMLDSLHHPWNFKLAYAFPPMSLIPLVIRKIRREQARIILIAPFWPKRPWFSCLQSMCLSDPWILPLDKELLFQGPFFHPQVKGLHLTAWNLSGNY, encoded by the exons atgaccccgtctgacgttagagccataattcgtgaagagatgcaaggtctggcccatacaagtagcaccagtacccgccagcccagcaggtcccgatctccagtaagctcggagtcagaggtagtgcaaaaatcctctgatgaagaggagtcccagcaAAGTTCATCagaatatgaaggagggctttgtctaccaaatagtagcgtagacagtttaattaaagccgtcaggagcacgatggggtgcccagatgagaagggaaagaagtcagcgcaggacatcatgttcgcgggattaggacaaagaaaacgaaggtccttccccaccatacccacaattaaggagctggttaagaaagagtgggaaaaacaacatacaagaggattcttgccatcctctgctaaaagacgctaccccttcagtgacgaagaacttagttcctggcaaaaaattccaaaagttgatgcggcagtggcttcaacttctaaacagtcggtcttgcctgtggaggactcagggactctaacggatccgttagaccgaaaggcagaagccttacttaagaggtcatgggaggcaaatacgggggcattcaggccagccattgctagcacctgcactgcaaggtcactgctagtatggacagagcagctggaggaacaaattagaggtggagcttcgaggaatacaattctgtcgaaaatccctctaatgaaagacgCAGTAGCATTTCTAGCAGATGCGTCGGTAGATTCActacgcctaacagccaggtcagccggcctagtaaacacagcacggcgagcactctggttgaagaattggaaaggggacgcacaggccaaagcaaaactttgcgcgatcccctgccagg gagagctttcaggagacgccccttcaccaggaataaacctactgagcaaagggagcgctgggaggcaaaggatccaaaacaaaaaggtgctctgttttccggatcctataaccaaaaacgcaacaagtaccgttaattatgaagtgggcggtagattgaagTATTTCTCTTCTAAATGGAAATTAATAACATCTAgtccttggattctggacattattgggaatggattaaagttagaatttgatagaatcccttgggattcttttattgtaacatctccgagaggtcaacaacaacaagaagctctggaatcagagatcctatcgcttctatctaaaaaagtattgatagaagttccccgggatcaagaagggagggggttctattcccctttattcttgatcaataaaccggatggttcattcagaaccatcataaacctcaaaaaactaaattcctttttacgtaaccacactttcaaaatggaatccattagttctaccatcaagcttttgttccctaggtgtgtcatggccgggatagacctaaaagatgcatactatcatcttccaatacatgccgaacaccagcagtatctaagagtagcggtcatcctggagggacaggttcgtcacttccaatatgtggcaatgccatttgggctttctatggccccccgcatttttacaaaagtgatgttagaggtaatggctcatctacgccaacgggacactttaataataccctacctagatgactttctagtagTAGGGAATTCTGTagctcaatgtaaattgcggttatctaacacaatctcatccctgcaggagttgggttggattatcaacttcgaaaagtccaggctgaatccagacactactcaaatgtttctagggatccagctagactcagtaagtcaaaaaagcttcctcccgcattcaaagaaaaggactatacagtcaaaggtgtcagaagcgataaagaacccctacatgacactaaggaaggctatgtccttactgggatcattgtcctcatgtatcccggctgtaccatgggctcaatttcatacccgccaattacagttcaaagtactgtcagcccagggacgggtaagacacctagagagtaaactaactctctctagagatgtcatagaatctctatcctggtggctagatatgggacacctttcagggggtgtaccatggataatagatccatccagaataattactacagacgccagccctacgggatggggtgcacatatggaggatgatatagtccaggatacctggaatcagtcagaatcatcatgttcatcaaattggaaagagttaacagcagtagggaaagccttaaattattttcttccacagatccaaggagcagatgtaagagttttctcagacaactccaccacagtggcctatgtaaaccgccagggcggtacacggtcaggaagtctgatgaccatcgcaggagagatcttccagttcgcagaggctcatcttgcgtccctaacagccctacacatcagaggcatagagaataccaaagcggactacctcagccgaaacaggctgcgccagggagaatggtccttaaacagagccgtgttcagactaataacaaaagcatggggagtgcctcagatagatctatttgccacaagaggcaacagacaggtagaaagattcgcttccctgaactccatggatcacccagacatgctggactctctacaccatccttggaacttcaaactggcgtacgcctttcctccaatgtctctgattccgctagtgatcaggaagatcaggagggagcaagcaaggataatcctcattgcacccttctggccaaaaagaccgtggttctcctgcctccagagcatgtgtctatccgatccatggattcttccattggacaaggaactactgttccaggggccgtttttccacccgcaagtgaaagggcttcacttgacggcgtggaacttgagcggcaattattaa